A genomic window from Streptomyces sp. NBC_01429 includes:
- a CDS encoding IclR family transcriptional regulator — MPSSSASTTDSAKSAAGGGVQSLERAFDLLERMADAGGEVGLSELSASSGLPLPTIHRLMRTLVVCGYVRQQANRRYALGPRLIRLGESASRLLGTWARPYLARLVEETGETANMALLDGDEVVYVAQVPSKHSMRMFTEVGRRVLPHSTGVGKALLAHLPPEEVRALLARTGMPAATEKTITTPDGFLDALELVRRAGYAIDDNEQEIGVRCLAVSVPDSPTAAAISISGPAGRVTEEATERIVPVLQEVARDLSVALTSATTAG, encoded by the coding sequence GTGCCGTCGTCCAGCGCCAGCACCACCGACTCCGCCAAATCCGCCGCCGGCGGTGGCGTCCAGTCTCTTGAGCGTGCCTTCGACCTGCTCGAAAGGATGGCGGACGCGGGCGGCGAGGTAGGGCTGAGCGAGCTGTCGGCCAGCAGCGGGCTGCCGCTGCCGACCATCCACCGGCTGATGCGCACCCTGGTCGTCTGCGGGTACGTGCGCCAGCAGGCCAACCGGCGGTACGCGCTCGGGCCGAGGCTGATCCGGCTCGGCGAGTCGGCGTCACGGCTGCTGGGCACCTGGGCCAGGCCGTATCTGGCGCGGCTGGTCGAGGAGACCGGCGAGACCGCGAACATGGCGCTGCTCGACGGCGACGAGGTCGTCTACGTCGCACAGGTCCCGTCCAAGCACTCGATGCGGATGTTCACCGAGGTGGGCCGCCGGGTGCTGCCGCACTCCACGGGGGTGGGCAAGGCGCTGCTCGCGCACCTCCCGCCGGAGGAGGTGCGCGCGCTGCTGGCCCGTACCGGGATGCCGGCCGCCACCGAGAAGACGATCACGACGCCCGACGGGTTTCTCGACGCCCTGGAGCTGGTGCGCCGGGCCGGGTACGCGATCGACGACAACGAGCAGGAGATCGGCGTCCGCTGCCTGGCCGTCAGCGTCCCGGACTCCCCGACGGCCGCGGCCATCTCCATCTCGGGCCCGGCGGGCCGGGTGACGGAGGAGGCCACGGAGCGGATCGTCCCGGTGCTCCAGGAGGTGGCGCGGGATCTCTCCGTGGCTCTGACCAGCGCGACGACGGCCGGCTGA
- a CDS encoding Gfo/Idh/MocA family protein — MRIGLIGTGRIGTFHAGVLSRHREVGSLVVADTDAARAAHVADRTGATAAPSVDEIFSWGVDAVVIASATSAHADLISRAARAGLPAFCEKPIALDLPGTLSAVGEVEAAGTVLQLGFMRRFDEGYAMARELVRSGRLGRLHTVRAITSDPAPPPAAYLPLSGGLYRDCLVHDFDIMRWVTGREVVEVYATGSDAGPAMFAEAGDIDTAAAVLTLEDGTLATATATRCNGAGYDVRMELAGELDQFAVGLDDRTPITSTEPKGPPPCDNPWPGFLERFAPAYEAELDAFLQVVTGTLENPCDGREALHALRIAEACELSRRERRPVSLAEIPGG; from the coding sequence ATGCGCATCGGACTCATCGGCACCGGCCGTATCGGCACCTTCCACGCGGGCGTTCTCAGCCGTCATCGGGAGGTCGGCTCCCTGGTCGTCGCGGACACGGACGCGGCGCGGGCCGCGCACGTGGCCGACCGTACGGGGGCGACGGCGGCCCCCTCCGTCGACGAGATCTTCTCGTGGGGCGTGGACGCCGTGGTGATCGCCTCGGCGACCTCCGCCCACGCCGACCTCATCAGCCGGGCCGCGCGGGCCGGGCTGCCCGCCTTCTGCGAGAAGCCGATCGCGCTGGATCTGCCGGGCACCCTGAGCGCGGTGGGCGAGGTCGAGGCCGCCGGCACGGTGCTCCAGCTGGGCTTCATGCGCCGCTTCGACGAGGGGTACGCCATGGCGCGCGAGCTCGTACGGTCGGGACGGCTCGGCCGGCTGCACACCGTACGGGCGATCACCTCGGACCCGGCGCCGCCGCCCGCCGCGTATCTGCCGCTGTCCGGCGGTCTGTACCGCGACTGTCTGGTCCACGACTTCGACATCATGCGCTGGGTCACCGGGCGGGAGGTGGTGGAGGTGTACGCGACGGGCTCGGACGCGGGGCCCGCGATGTTCGCCGAGGCGGGCGACATCGACACCGCCGCCGCCGTACTCACCCTGGAGGACGGGACGCTGGCCACCGCCACCGCGACCCGCTGCAACGGCGCCGGCTACGACGTACGGATGGAACTGGCCGGTGAGCTGGACCAGTTCGCGGTCGGCCTCGACGACCGTACGCCGATCACCTCCACCGAGCCCAAGGGCCCGCCGCCCTGCGACAACCCGTGGCCCGGCTTCCTGGAGCGGTTCGCCCCCGCCTACGAGGCCGAGCTGGACGCCTTCCTCCAGGTCGTCACCGGCACCCTGGAGAACCCCTGCGACGGCCGCGAGGCGCTGCACGCGCTGCGCATCGCGGAGGCGTGCGAGCTGTCGCGGCGCGAGCGGCGCCCGGTGAGTCTGGCGGAGATCCCGGGCGGCTGA
- a CDS encoding cytochrome P450 family protein — protein MAVIELADYGPDFNVNPYPYYAKLRETGPVHEVISPDGRQFWLVVGYEEGREALADPRLSKALDTMGYESADEAIMGPHVLVLDPPDHTRLRKLVAPEFTGRRVDRLLPRIQRITDELLDAMGPSGHGDLVDALAFPLPITVICELLGVPHADRDTFRAWTNEIVAPTTPDGARVNTIELCAYLDELIEDKRAAGPSDDLLSSLLRTRAEDGDRLSAAELRAWAYVLLIAGHETTVNLIANAVRCLLAHPDQLAALRADFGLIDAAVEETLRFEGPVESSTVRFTREPVTLGGAEIPAQRTVLVSLASADRDPARFPDPDTFDIRRSATPGRGPGHLAFGHGIHFCVGAPLARLEARIALRTLLERCPDLALDPEAGAYDWLPGLLIRGVRTLPVRW, from the coding sequence ATGGCTGTTATCGAACTGGCGGACTACGGACCGGACTTCAACGTCAACCCCTACCCGTACTACGCGAAGCTGCGGGAGACGGGACCCGTCCACGAGGTGATCTCCCCGGACGGCAGACAGTTCTGGCTGGTCGTCGGATACGAGGAGGGGCGCGAGGCCCTCGCCGACCCCCGGCTCTCCAAGGCGCTCGACACCATGGGGTACGAGTCGGCCGACGAGGCCATCATGGGCCCGCACGTCCTCGTCCTCGACCCGCCCGACCACACCCGGCTGCGCAAGCTCGTCGCCCCCGAGTTCACCGGGCGCCGGGTGGACCGGCTGCTGCCGCGCATCCAGCGGATCACCGACGAACTCCTCGACGCGATGGGCCCGTCGGGGCACGGCGACCTGGTCGACGCGCTGGCCTTCCCGCTGCCCATCACCGTCATATGCGAGCTGCTCGGCGTCCCGCACGCCGACCGTGACACCTTCCGCGCCTGGACCAACGAGATCGTCGCGCCCACGACCCCCGACGGGGCGCGGGTCAACACCATCGAGCTGTGCGCGTATCTCGACGAACTCATCGAGGACAAACGGGCGGCCGGTCCCAGCGACGATCTGCTCTCCTCGCTGCTGCGCACCAGGGCGGAGGACGGCGACCGGCTGTCGGCCGCCGAACTGCGCGCGTGGGCCTATGTCCTGCTGATCGCCGGACACGAGACCACCGTCAATCTGATCGCCAACGCGGTACGGTGCCTGCTCGCCCACCCCGACCAACTGGCCGCGCTGCGAGCCGACTTCGGGCTGATCGACGCGGCGGTCGAGGAGACGCTGCGGTTCGAGGGCCCGGTGGAGAGCAGCACCGTACGGTTCACCCGCGAGCCGGTCACGCTCGGCGGGGCGGAGATACCGGCGCAGCGCACCGTCCTGGTCTCGCTCGCCTCGGCGGACCGCGACCCGGCCCGCTTCCCCGACCCCGACACCTTCGACATCCGCCGGTCGGCGACTCCCGGGCGCGGCCCCGGCCATCTCGCCTTCGGCCACGGCATCCACTTCTGCGTGGGCGCTCCGCTGGCCCGGCTGGAGGCCCGGATCGCCCTCCGCACGCTGCTGGAACGCTGCCCCGATTTGGCGCTCGACCCCGAGGCCGGGGCGTACGACTGGCTGCCGGGGCTGCTGATCCGCGGGGTGCGCACGCTCCCGGTGCGCTGGTAG
- a CDS encoding DUF5955 family protein, whose translation MLRSVGQPSVTERGEDPRIVGLGVAVAQLRRELAGYQAEFRDRAIAEDELAALAAMVAGGAPETARMRRSLLLIVGSIGSVSALRKPLMDVRNAVDLFGDTPRPPR comes from the coding sequence GTGTTGCGGAGCGTGGGGCAGCCGTCGGTGACGGAGCGGGGCGAGGATCCGAGAATCGTGGGGCTGGGTGTGGCGGTGGCCCAGCTCCGGCGCGAACTGGCCGGGTATCAGGCGGAGTTCCGGGACCGGGCGATCGCCGAGGACGAGCTGGCGGCCCTCGCCGCGATGGTGGCGGGCGGTGCGCCCGAGACCGCCAGGATGCGCCGCTCGCTGCTGCTGATCGTGGGCTCGATCGGGTCGGTCAGCGCGCTGCGGAAGCCGCTGATGGACGTACGCAACGCCGTCGACCTGTTCGGCGACACCCCGCGTCCGCCCCGCTGA
- a CDS encoding GntR family transcriptional regulator produces MPPQPRSSRPGPETAGSETAGPQTAGPETDSAPPPAPPSSPPPEPSPPEPAQLQLGVDRTSPVPLYFQLAQQLEAAIERGGLAPGSLLGNEIELAGRLGLSRPTVRQAIQSLVDKGLLVRRRGVGTQVVHSQVKRPLELSSLYDDLEAAGQRPATRVLRNTVEPATAQVAAALGVPEGAEVLLVERLRYAHDEPMAFLRNRLPVGLFDCDTRRLESTGLYRMMRSAGITLHSARQSVGARAATAEEGELLTEPSGAPLLTMERTTFDDTGRAVEFGSHIYRASRYAFEFQLLVRP; encoded by the coding sequence GTGCCCCCTCAGCCGAGATCATCCCGACCCGGACCGGAGACGGCCGGAAGCGAGACGGCCGGACCGCAGACCGCCGGACCCGAGACAGACAGTGCCCCGCCGCCCGCGCCCCCTTCGTCCCCGCCGCCCGAGCCCTCACCGCCCGAGCCCGCGCAGCTCCAGCTCGGCGTCGACCGCACCAGCCCGGTCCCGCTCTACTTCCAGCTGGCCCAGCAGCTGGAGGCCGCCATCGAGCGGGGCGGACTCGCGCCGGGCAGCCTGCTCGGCAACGAGATCGAACTCGCCGGCCGGCTCGGCCTGTCCCGCCCCACCGTCCGCCAGGCCATCCAGTCGCTCGTCGACAAGGGGCTGCTGGTGCGCCGCCGGGGCGTCGGCACCCAGGTCGTGCACAGCCAGGTCAAGCGCCCGCTGGAGCTGAGCAGCCTCTACGACGACCTGGAGGCGGCCGGCCAGCGCCCCGCCACCCGCGTCCTGCGCAACACCGTCGAGCCCGCCACCGCCCAGGTCGCCGCCGCGCTCGGCGTGCCCGAGGGCGCCGAGGTGCTGCTCGTGGAACGGCTGCGGTACGCCCACGACGAACCGATGGCGTTCCTGCGCAACCGGCTGCCGGTCGGGCTGTTCGACTGCGACACACGGCGGCTGGAGTCCACCGGGCTCTACCGGATGATGCGGTCCGCCGGGATCACCCTGCACAGCGCCCGCCAGTCGGTCGGCGCCCGGGCCGCCACCGCCGAGGAGGGCGAGCTGCTGACGGAACCGTCCGGAGCCCCGCTGCTCACCATGGAGCGCACCACCTTCGACGACACCGGCCGGGCCGTCGAGTTCGGCTCGCACATCTACCGGGCCTCGCGCTACGCCTTCGAGTTCCAGCTCCTCGTACGCCCGTAG
- a CDS encoding sensor histidine kinase, with the protein MTRTDYSWLLPSEMIYPRDPEPAGDHDLDPGPDRAPGLDRAPGRYGAARVRPRRTVRDWIVDTFMTLLAAGIGLLTLQSIQQTDNSDPVLFLDIAGTVLACCGLWLRRRRPVELALVLAVLSMVAPAAGGASVVALFCVAVHRPLRPVLIVGVVSLLTGIGQAYLRPDPNSSVPTTVIATLAVILLSVGWGMLVRARRQLVAALRERAVRAEAEAALRAEQAQRLAREEIAREMHDVLAHRLTLLSVHAGALEFRPDAPAPEVARAAGVIRDSAHEALQDLRMIIGVLRAPGDEGDRPQPTLATLDALVDEVGQAGMDVALDSLVDDPSAVPAALGRTAYRVAQEGLTNARKHAPGSRATVEVGGGPGEGLTIEVRNTPPPGEVPKVPGSGQGLIGLTERAALAGGRFEHGPTGDGGFAVRAWLPWSP; encoded by the coding sequence ATGACACGCACGGACTACTCCTGGCTGCTGCCCTCGGAGATGATCTACCCGAGGGACCCCGAGCCGGCCGGAGACCACGACCTCGACCCCGGCCCCGACCGTGCCCCCGGCCTCGACCGTGCCCCCGGCCGGTACGGCGCGGCCCGGGTCCGGCCGCGCCGTACCGTGCGGGACTGGATCGTCGACACGTTCATGACGCTGCTCGCGGCGGGCATCGGGCTGCTGACCCTCCAGAGCATCCAGCAGACGGACAACTCCGATCCGGTCCTCTTCCTCGATATCGCCGGGACGGTGCTGGCCTGCTGCGGCCTGTGGCTGCGGCGGCGCCGGCCGGTGGAGCTGGCGCTCGTGCTGGCGGTGCTGAGCATGGTGGCTCCGGCCGCCGGCGGGGCCTCGGTGGTCGCGCTGTTCTGTGTGGCCGTGCACCGGCCGCTGCGGCCCGTGCTGATCGTCGGTGTGGTGTCGCTGCTCACCGGGATCGGGCAGGCGTACCTCCGCCCGGATCCGAACAGCTCGGTCCCGACCACGGTCATCGCCACCCTGGCCGTCATCCTGCTGTCGGTCGGCTGGGGCATGCTCGTACGGGCCAGACGCCAGCTGGTCGCGGCGCTGCGCGAGCGCGCGGTGCGCGCGGAGGCCGAGGCGGCGCTCCGTGCCGAGCAGGCGCAGCGGCTCGCCCGCGAGGAGATCGCCCGGGAGATGCACGACGTCCTCGCGCACCGGCTGACGCTGCTGAGCGTCCACGCGGGCGCGCTGGAGTTCCGGCCGGACGCTCCGGCGCCCGAGGTCGCCAGGGCGGCGGGGGTGATCAGGGACAGCGCGCACGAGGCGCTCCAGGACCTGCGCATGATCATCGGGGTGCTGCGGGCGCCCGGCGACGAGGGCGACCGGCCGCAGCCCACCCTGGCCACCCTGGACGCGCTGGTCGACGAGGTCGGGCAGGCCGGGATGGACGTCGCGCTCGACAGCCTCGTCGACGACCCCTCCGCCGTGCCCGCCGCCCTCGGCCGTACCGCCTACCGAGTCGCCCAGGAGGGCCTGACCAACGCCCGCAAGCACGCGCCCGGCAGCCGGGCGACCGTCGAGGTCGGCGGCGGCCCCGGGGAGGGGCTCACCATCGAGGTGCGCAACACCCCGCCCCCGGGCGAGGTCCCGAAGGTGCCCGGCTCGGGACAGGGGCTGATCGGGCTCACCGAACGGGCCGCGCTGGCCGGTGGCCGGTTCGAGCACGGGCCCACCGGGGACGGCGGGTTCGCCGTCCGGGCTTGGCTACCGTGGAGTCCATGA
- a CDS encoding nucleotidyltransferase family protein, which translates to MAAAPVTDAHGEPAAHAPGPSAPPVAGLLLAAGGGRRLGGRPKALLTHRGRPLVEHAARALREGGCAPVHVVLGAAEREVRDLAERAGQPGPAGPAGLPAPTGPPGPSGLAGCVLVGNPRWQEGMGTSLRAGLDSLAGTGAAAALVLLVDQPGIGAAAVARMVAAYRDPRSLATASYGGRRGHPVLLGSEHWAGVAADARGDRGARVYLKAHGSEIVAVECGDVASAYDIDTEEDLWRLAPAPEPPSSTNH; encoded by the coding sequence ATGGCAGCCGCACCCGTGACAGACGCCCACGGCGAACCAGCCGCTCACGCCCCCGGACCGTCCGCTCCGCCCGTGGCCGGGCTGCTGCTCGCGGCGGGTGGAGGGCGGCGGCTGGGCGGCAGACCGAAAGCGCTGCTGACGCACCGGGGCCGCCCCCTGGTCGAGCACGCGGCGCGCGCCCTGCGCGAAGGGGGCTGCGCTCCGGTGCACGTGGTGCTGGGCGCGGCGGAGCGGGAGGTACGCGACCTGGCGGAACGGGCAGGACAGCCCGGACCGGCAGGACCGGCAGGACTGCCCGCGCCGACCGGACCGCCCGGACCGTCCGGACTGGCCGGCTGCGTCCTGGTCGGCAACCCGAGATGGCAGGAGGGAATGGGCACCTCACTGCGGGCCGGGCTGGACTCCCTGGCCGGTACGGGCGCGGCGGCGGCGCTGGTGCTCCTGGTGGACCAGCCGGGCATCGGCGCGGCGGCGGTGGCCCGGATGGTGGCCGCGTACCGCGACCCGCGTTCGCTCGCGACGGCGTCGTACGGGGGAAGGCGCGGCCATCCGGTGCTGCTCGGCAGCGAGCACTGGGCGGGGGTGGCGGCGGATGCGCGGGGCGACCGGGGGGCACGTGTCTACCTGAAGGCGCACGGGAGCGAGATCGTCGCGGTGGAGTGCGGGGATGTCGCGAGCGCCTACGACATCGACACCGAGGAGGATCTGTGGCGCCTCGCACCGGCGCCGGAACCACCCTCTTCAACAAACCATTGA
- the allB gene encoding allantoinase AllB, which yields MSDVNLVLRSTRVVTPEGVRPASIAVAGATVAAVLPYACEVPAGARLEDVGDDAVLPGLVDTHVHVNDPGRAEWEGFWTATRAAAAGGITTLLDMPLNSLPPTTTPAHLETKRAAARGRVHVDVGFWGGAVPDNVRDLWPLHDAGVFGFKCFLSPSGVEEFPELDQERLGRSLAEISGFGGLLIVHAEDPHALESAPRRGGPAYADFLASRPRGAENAAIAGLVAQAERLDARVHVLHLSSSDALPLIAAARRAGVRITAESCPHFLTLTAEEVPDGATEFKCCPPIREAANQDALWQGLADGTIDCVVSDHSPCTSDLKTPDFATAWGGISSLQLGLPAIWTEARRRGRPLEDVVRWMSTAPAALAGLTRKGAIAAGRDADFAVLAPEETFTVDPAALHHRNQVTAYAGRTLHGVVRSTWLRGVPVVRDGAFTEPAGRLLERNE from the coding sequence GTGTCCGATGTGAACCTGGTGCTGCGTTCCACCCGCGTCGTCACCCCCGAGGGCGTGCGCCCCGCCTCGATCGCGGTCGCCGGTGCCACGGTCGCGGCCGTCCTGCCGTACGCGTGCGAGGTGCCGGCGGGCGCCCGGCTGGAGGACGTCGGGGACGACGCCGTACTGCCCGGTCTCGTCGACACCCACGTCCATGTCAACGACCCCGGACGCGCCGAGTGGGAGGGGTTCTGGACCGCCACCCGCGCCGCCGCCGCCGGTGGCATCACCACGCTGCTCGACATGCCCCTCAACTCGCTGCCGCCCACCACGACCCCCGCCCACCTGGAGACCAAGCGCGCGGCCGCGCGCGGCCGGGTCCATGTCGACGTCGGCTTCTGGGGCGGCGCGGTGCCGGACAACGTGAGGGACCTCTGGCCGCTGCACGACGCCGGGGTCTTCGGCTTCAAGTGCTTCCTGTCGCCGTCCGGGGTGGAGGAGTTCCCCGAGCTGGACCAGGAGCGGCTGGGCCGCTCGCTCGCCGAGATCTCCGGCTTCGGCGGACTGCTGATCGTGCACGCCGAGGACCCGCACGCCCTGGAGTCCGCGCCCCGGCGGGGCGGGCCCGCCTACGCCGACTTCCTGGCGTCCCGCCCGCGCGGCGCCGAGAACGCGGCGATCGCGGGCCTCGTCGCGCAGGCCGAGCGGCTCGACGCCCGGGTGCACGTCCTGCACCTGTCCTCGTCGGACGCGCTGCCGCTGATAGCCGCGGCCCGGCGCGCCGGGGTGCGGATCACCGCAGAGTCCTGTCCGCACTTCCTCACCCTCACGGCGGAGGAAGTCCCGGACGGGGCCACGGAGTTCAAGTGCTGCCCGCCGATCAGGGAGGCCGCGAACCAGGACGCGCTGTGGCAGGGGCTCGCCGACGGCACGATCGACTGTGTCGTCTCCGACCACTCGCCCTGCACCTCCGATCTCAAGACCCCCGACTTCGCCACCGCCTGGGGCGGCATCTCCTCCCTCCAGCTGGGACTCCCGGCGATCTGGACCGAGGCGCGCCGGCGCGGCCGGCCGCTGGAGGACGTCGTGCGCTGGATGTCGACGGCCCCCGCCGCGCTCGCGGGCCTGACCCGCAAGGGCGCGATCGCGGCCGGACGCGACGCCGACTTCGCGGTCCTCGCGCCCGAGGAGACCTTCACCGTGGACCCGGCCGCGCTGCACCACCGCAACCAGGTGACGGCGTACGCGGGCAGAACCCTGCACGGCGTGGTCAGGTCGACCTGGCTGCGCGGTGTTCCGGTCGTCCGCGACGGCGCCTTCACCGAGCCCGCCGGACGACTGCTCGAAAGGAACGAGTGA
- the alc gene encoding allantoicase has product MPDTRFTGDARPYGGGDPYADYRAADFPFTHLTDLADRRLGAGVTAANDEFFAERENMLRPEPAAFEPERFGHKGKIMDGWETRRRRGTGAARPHPADTDHDWALVRLGVPGVIGGIVVDTAHFRGNYPRAVSVEATALPGTPSPDDLLADGVEWTVLVPRTEIGGHAANGFAVDVRRRFTHLRINQHPDGGIARLRVYGEAVPDPAWLGALGTFDVVALENGGRVEDSSDRFYSPAANTIGPGRSGRMDDGWETRRRRDRGHDWIRYRLAEQAEIHAVEIDTAYLKGNAAGWATLWVRDGAPEPEPDPAPGTPAEEESGTGAGTGGWTEILPRTALQPDTNHRYVLPAGVVASEARIDIFPDGGISRLRLFGSLTDRGAERLAARHRELGG; this is encoded by the coding sequence GTGCCCGATACCCGGTTCACCGGTGACGCCCGGCCGTACGGCGGCGGCGACCCGTACGCCGACTACCGCGCCGCCGACTTCCCCTTCACCCACCTCACCGACCTCGCCGACCGGCGGCTCGGCGCCGGGGTGACGGCCGCCAACGACGAGTTCTTCGCCGAGCGCGAGAACATGCTCAGGCCGGAACCCGCCGCGTTCGAACCGGAACGCTTCGGCCACAAGGGCAAGATCATGGACGGCTGGGAGACCCGCCGCAGGCGCGGCACCGGCGCCGCGCGCCCGCACCCCGCCGACACCGACCACGACTGGGCGCTGGTCAGGCTCGGCGTCCCCGGGGTGATCGGCGGCATCGTCGTCGACACCGCGCACTTCCGGGGGAACTACCCCCGCGCGGTCTCCGTGGAGGCCACCGCGCTGCCCGGCACCCCGTCCCCCGATGACCTCCTCGCCGACGGGGTGGAGTGGACGGTCCTCGTGCCCCGTACGGAGATCGGCGGCCACGCGGCCAACGGCTTCGCGGTCGACGTCCGGCGGCGCTTCACCCATCTGCGGATCAACCAGCACCCCGACGGCGGGATCGCCCGGCTGCGGGTGTACGGCGAGGCCGTGCCCGACCCGGCGTGGCTCGGCGCCCTCGGCACGTTCGACGTCGTCGCGCTGGAGAACGGCGGCCGGGTCGAGGACTCCTCCGACCGCTTCTACTCACCCGCCGCCAACACCATCGGGCCCGGCCGCTCCGGCCGGATGGACGACGGCTGGGAGACACGGCGCCGCCGCGACCGGGGCCACGACTGGATCCGCTACCGGCTCGCCGAGCAGGCCGAGATCCACGCCGTCGAGATCGACACCGCCTACCTGAAGGGCAACGCCGCGGGCTGGGCCACGCTCTGGGTACGGGACGGTGCGCCGGAGCCCGAGCCGGATCCGGCGCCGGGAACACCGGCGGAGGAAGAGTCCGGGACCGGGGCCGGGACGGGCGGCTGGACCGAGATCCTGCCCAGGACCGCGCTCCAGCCCGATACGAACCACCGCTACGTACTGCCGGCCGGCGTGGTCGCGTCCGAGGCGCGGATCGACATCTTCCCCGACGGCGGGATCTCCCGGCTGCGGCTGTTCGGCTCCCTGACGGACCGGGGCGCGGAGCGGCTGGCCGCGCGCCACCGCGAACTGGGCGGCTGA
- a CDS encoding response regulator transcription factor produces MTTKAIRLIIVDDDPLVRAGLTLMLGGADDIEIVGEAADGTEVSSLVERVAPDVVLMDIRMPSMDGLTATEALRARPGAPEVLVLTTFHADEQVVRALRAGAAGFVLKDTPPAEIVAAVRRVAAGDPVLSPAVTRQLMTRVAGEGTAAGSRGNSAADRLAALAEREREVALAVGQGRSNAEIAASLYMSLPTVKAHVSRILAKLRLNNRVQIALLVHDADQAAAAGSARGRWSVRGGDVG; encoded by the coding sequence ATGACCACCAAGGCCATCAGACTGATCATTGTTGACGACGACCCGCTCGTTCGCGCCGGGCTCACCCTGATGCTCGGCGGCGCCGACGACATCGAGATAGTGGGGGAGGCGGCCGACGGCACGGAGGTGTCCTCCCTGGTCGAGCGCGTCGCGCCCGATGTCGTCCTGATGGACATCCGGATGCCCTCCATGGACGGCCTGACCGCCACCGAGGCGCTGCGCGCCCGCCCCGGCGCCCCCGAGGTCCTGGTGCTGACCACCTTCCACGCCGACGAACAGGTGGTACGGGCGCTGCGCGCGGGCGCGGCCGGCTTCGTCCTCAAGGACACCCCGCCCGCCGAGATCGTCGCGGCGGTACGCCGGGTGGCGGCCGGTGATCCGGTGCTCTCGCCCGCAGTCACCCGTCAGCTGATGACCCGGGTGGCGGGGGAGGGGACGGCGGCCGGGAGCCGCGGGAACAGCGCCGCCGACCGGCTCGCCGCGCTCGCCGAGCGCGAGCGGGAGGTCGCGCTCGCGGTCGGCCAGGGCCGGTCCAACGCGGAGATCGCCGCGAGCCTCTACATGAGCCTGCCCACGGTCAAGGCGCACGTCTCCCGGATCCTGGCCAAGCTCCGCCTCAACAACCGGGTGCAGATCGCCCTGTTGGTGCATGACGCGGATCAGGCCGCCGCGGCCGGATCCGCTCGCGGCCGGTGGAGCGTGCGGGGCGGCGACGTAGGCTGA